The window AAATTAAAAATAGTTATAAAAAAATCAAATAATCTGAAAAATCAAGTAAAATAAGAAAAATGTTGGAAAACAATCTTCTTATTCCACATCGAATCCTGCTTCTTTAACTGCACCAGCTAAATCCACATCAGATACTTTTTCAGTGTCATATTCGACTTCTACCTTATTTGCATCCAAATCCACAACAGCAGATTCGACACCGTCCAAATCCATCATGCAAAGTTCAACAGCTTTTGCACATGAAGGACAGTGCATTCCAACGACTTTTACTTCTTTTTTATCAATTGCCATAATTTCACCTAATAAATATTTTTTAACTATTGTTATGTATGTTATTATACTATATATATAATATGATAAATAAATTTTTGGTATACCTAAAAATCAGCAAGCAAACCGATATTTAAACAATAGCGCATAAATATAAAATTTAATTGAAAAATTATTCATTGATAATGAAAAAAATAGCATATATTAAATATTAATAATAACAAATATTTTATTATGACTAATTCAGATCTTATTCAAGAACTAATGAAACAAGCTAACTTGACAGAAGACCAAGGAAATATCGTCAGCGATATTTTTGCGGAAAACTTCACCGCAGGCGGTGGAGCAGAAGACTTGATAGTTAACTTGATTGCTGAGAAACTAGGAGTAGACAAAGCAAGAGCTAAAGATATTTACAGTATCGGAGTGACTGTTCTTACTACTACTGGTATCTTGGACAAAATTAAAGGAATTTTTAAGAGATAATAATTTTTATTATCTCTTATTTTTTTAAATTATATTTTTACATCTCTTTTTTTACATCTCTTCATCCAATTCATCTAAAATCATTTTTAATTAAAAAATAGGATTGTGTTTCAAGATTCTGCCGTCTTGTATCACAGTCAAAATATTATCATTATTCTCTAAGGACTCAATTTTATCAATTGGATTCTCTTTTACAATAAT of the Methanobrevibacter sp. genome contains:
- a CDS encoding heavy metal-associated domain-containing protein, yielding MAIDKKEVKVVGMHCPSCAKAVELCMMDLDGVESAVVDLDANKVEVEYDTEKVSDVDLAGAVKEAGFDVE